The following coding sequences lie in one Candidatus Eremiobacterota bacterium genomic window:
- a CDS encoding glutathione-dependent formaldehyde dehydrogenase: MKAAVWHGKQDLRVEQVDDPQLLNPRDAIVEVTKTAICGSDLHMYNGLIPMMKPGDIVGHEFVGRVVECGAAVENLQKGDRVMVPFAISCGRCEPCTRGKTALCANANPNAELLDVMYGHNAGGLFGYSHLYGGYSGGQAQYVRVPFADFGPVKIADGVTDEQAVFLTDVFPTGYMAAENCDIEQGDVVAIWGCGPVGQFALRSAFMLGAARVVAIDRFDYRLKVARDAGAETINHDKVSNILEALYEMTGGRGPDCVIDCVGMEAHSTAPDAAIDYVKQAVKLEMDRPHVLREIIHACAPGGRVSVAGVYTGFVDTFPMGAFFGKGLQMRGGQTHVHRYMRDLQDRVIAGEIDPATIISHRGPLDDAARFYGTFAKHDDDCLKVVMSPN, from the coding sequence ATGAAGGCGGCGGTTTGGCACGGGAAACAAGACTTGCGCGTTGAGCAAGTCGACGATCCCCAGCTTCTAAATCCGCGCGACGCGATCGTGGAGGTTACGAAAACCGCGATCTGCGGTTCGGATCTTCACATGTATAACGGGCTTATTCCGATGATGAAGCCCGGCGATATCGTTGGGCACGAGTTCGTCGGCCGCGTCGTGGAATGCGGAGCGGCCGTCGAGAATCTGCAAAAAGGCGATCGCGTCATGGTACCGTTCGCTATTTCGTGCGGACGCTGCGAGCCGTGTACGCGCGGAAAGACCGCATTGTGCGCAAACGCCAATCCGAACGCGGAACTGCTCGATGTCATGTACGGGCACAACGCCGGCGGCCTGTTCGGTTACTCGCATCTGTATGGCGGGTACTCGGGGGGCCAGGCGCAATACGTGCGGGTTCCGTTTGCCGATTTCGGCCCGGTAAAGATTGCCGACGGCGTTACCGACGAGCAGGCCGTCTTTCTGACCGATGTTTTTCCAACCGGATACATGGCAGCCGAAAACTGCGACATCGAGCAGGGTGACGTCGTGGCCATTTGGGGGTGTGGACCGGTGGGACAGTTCGCCTTACGTTCTGCCTTCATGCTCGGGGCGGCGCGTGTCGTTGCGATCGATCGGTTCGATTATCGCCTCAAAGTTGCGAGAGACGCTGGTGCTGAAACGATCAATCACGACAAAGTCAGCAACATTTTGGAGGCGCTCTACGAAATGACCGGCGGACGCGGCCCTGACTGTGTCATCGACTGCGTCGGAATGGAAGCGCACAGCACGGCTCCCGACGCAGCAATCGACTACGTCAAGCAGGCAGTGAAGCTGGAGATGGATCGGCCCCACGTTCTCCGCGAGATCATCCATGCTTGTGCACCGGGAGGTCGCGTTTCGGTGGCAGGCGTTTATACCGGCTTCGTCGACACATTTCCAATGGGCGCGTTCTTCGGTAAAGGCTTGCAGATGCGTGGGGGCCAGACCCACGTGCACCGCTATATGCGCGATTTACAAGATCGGGTTATCGCGGGGGAAATAGACCCAGCGACGATCATCTCGCATCGCGGTCCGCTCGACGACGCCGCGCGCTTCTACGGCACTTTCGCAAAGCACGACGACGATTGCCTAAAAGTCGTGATGAGTCCGAACTAG
- a CDS encoding PQQ-binding-like beta-propeller repeat protein codes for MCKHFRWLGISGLILLSAVLSGCGGTGSAPAVDSTLARPAAQTPVSSSGTRDDFASKGKTLNWPELGFDAGHSGYNLHETILSASNVSDLQHTWSTSASGAIQGVDAMVEDGGLIFVESGGSGSYDVTAVKASDGTPVWTSQPLDLNGAYPMGIAAGSGLVFVGCNVSGQGMCAFKQSNGRLAWFHGVSSFQVPPAYANGLVFFNMSTNCENCVSEVALNAKTGAVVWADGGWDAAAGVAAIANGTVYFTCGPVNGTVNLCAFNASSGASQWEWTPPASMNVSSSVAVSVANGVAYLVLNLNSSPSGYSYQQALVAINAKTGATIWTFYEPGNGVNGNWGNALPAAATKSSVYWVGGDTAMYALNAKTGTQLWANVDAPCYFQTSPSIANGVVYAIPTVGCNQSEALGASTGAELWLAPGSDGTAPNGSVSPPIILNGTLYAQCWALCAYNLPTPRRHR; via the coding sequence ATGTGTAAACACTTCCGTTGGCTCGGCATATCCGGGCTGATTCTGCTTTCAGCGGTCCTGTCGGGGTGCGGTGGCACCGGCTCCGCACCAGCGGTCGACTCGACGCTCGCCCGGCCGGCCGCGCAAACGCCTGTATCCTCATCAGGTACGCGCGACGACTTTGCGTCAAAGGGCAAAACGCTGAACTGGCCCGAGCTGGGCTTCGATGCCGGGCACTCAGGCTACAACCTGCACGAGACGATTCTTTCAGCCTCCAACGTCTCGGATCTGCAGCACACCTGGAGCACCAGCGCCAGCGGCGCCATTCAAGGCGTTGATGCCATGGTTGAGGACGGCGGTCTGATTTTCGTCGAATCAGGCGGCAGCGGCAGCTACGATGTGACGGCCGTTAAGGCATCCGATGGAACGCCGGTGTGGACGTCGCAACCACTCGATCTCAACGGCGCGTATCCGATGGGAATCGCGGCAGGCTCGGGCCTCGTCTTTGTCGGGTGCAACGTGAGTGGCCAGGGAATGTGCGCCTTCAAACAATCGAACGGAAGGCTCGCCTGGTTCCACGGCGTGAGTAGCTTCCAAGTCCCGCCTGCGTATGCCAACGGGCTCGTCTTTTTCAACATGTCCACCAACTGTGAAAATTGTGTCAGTGAGGTTGCGCTCAACGCGAAAACCGGTGCGGTGGTTTGGGCGGACGGCGGCTGGGACGCGGCCGCAGGCGTTGCTGCCATTGCCAACGGCACCGTTTATTTCACGTGCGGACCGGTTAACGGGACGGTCAACCTTTGCGCATTCAACGCTTCCAGTGGAGCCTCGCAATGGGAGTGGACTCCGCCGGCCAGCATGAACGTTAGCAGTTCGGTCGCTGTTTCCGTCGCGAACGGTGTGGCGTACCTTGTGCTCAACCTCAACAGCAGCCCGAGCGGCTATAGTTACCAACAGGCACTCGTCGCAATCAATGCCAAGACCGGCGCCACGATCTGGACGTTCTATGAACCCGGTAACGGCGTGAACGGCAACTGGGGCAACGCCTTACCCGCGGCAGCCACGAAAAGCAGCGTCTATTGGGTAGGCGGCGACACGGCGATGTACGCGCTCAACGCCAAGACCGGTACACAGCTATGGGCCAACGTTGACGCGCCTTGTTACTTCCAAACGTCGCCTTCCATTGCGAACGGCGTGGTGTACGCGATACCGACCGTTGGTTGCAACCAAAGTGAAGCGCTGGGCGCAAGCACGGGGGCGGAGTTATGGCTGGCGCCCGGAAGCGACGGAACCGCTCCAAATGGCAGTGTCTCACCTCCCATCATCCTCAACGGCACGCTCTACGCGCAATGCTGGGCGCTCTGCGCGTATAACCTTCCTACACCTCGCCGCCATCGTTAA
- a CDS encoding SDR family NAD(P)-dependent oxidoreductase, with protein MRRRTILLSATALGAGLWLARSLARRPKIPLRSRVVVITGGSRGLGLMLAREFGRRGARIAICGRNERALERATADLSARGIETFARRCDVRERAEVTAFIAAVRSRFGGLDVLVNNAGTIEVGPASTMTESDYADALRTHFWGPYYAVEAALPELMQAKRGCIVNVVSIGGLVAIPHLLPYSASKFALAGYSLGLRAELAAKNVAVTTVCPGLMRTGSARNAWFKGQQAAEYAWFSLGAALPLTSASATSAARRIVDATARAETLVVLTLQAQLLATVQHLFPSLTLRVLEIVARILPGEKREGNGAKRGYDSESPLSQSFLNVLARRAEAELNQR; from the coding sequence ATGCGACGACGTACAATTTTACTCTCGGCGACAGCGCTCGGTGCCGGCCTCTGGCTAGCTCGATCGTTGGCCCGGCGTCCGAAGATCCCACTTCGCAGCCGCGTCGTCGTCATCACCGGCGGATCTCGCGGCCTCGGCCTCATGCTCGCGCGAGAGTTCGGCCGCCGCGGAGCTCGGATCGCTATCTGTGGGCGCAACGAGCGTGCGCTCGAACGCGCGACCGCGGACTTATCCGCGCGCGGCATCGAAACGTTCGCGCGGCGTTGCGACGTGCGGGAGCGCGCTGAAGTCACCGCGTTCATCGCTGCCGTTCGATCGCGATTCGGCGGCCTCGACGTGCTCGTGAACAACGCCGGCACGATCGAAGTCGGCCCAGCATCGACGATGACGGAGAGCGACTATGCCGACGCGCTACGCACGCATTTCTGGGGTCCCTATTACGCAGTCGAGGCGGCGCTTCCGGAACTGATGCAAGCAAAGCGAGGATGCATCGTCAACGTCGTTTCGATCGGCGGCTTGGTTGCGATTCCGCATCTCTTGCCCTATTCCGCGAGCAAATTCGCGCTGGCCGGCTATTCTTTAGGGCTGCGCGCCGAGCTGGCTGCCAAAAACGTCGCGGTCACCACCGTCTGTCCGGGATTGATGCGAACAGGAAGTGCGCGCAACGCTTGGTTCAAAGGACAGCAAGCGGCGGAATATGCCTGGTTTTCGCTCGGTGCAGCTCTGCCTCTGACCTCCGCCAGCGCCACCAGCGCGGCGCGTCGCATCGTCGACGCGACCGCGCGGGCCGAGACGTTGGTCGTTCTGACGTTGCAAGCTCAGTTGCTCGCAACCGTCCAGCATCTCTTCCCGTCATTGACATTACGCGTGCTCGAGATCGTCGCGCGGATATTGCCCGGCGAGAAACGCGAAGGCAACGGGGCAAAGCGTGGTTACGACAGCGAATCGCCTTTAAGTCAGTCGTTCTTAAATGTGCTCGCCCGGCGGGCGGAGGCCGAACTAAACCAGCGCTGA
- a CDS encoding GNAT family N-acetyltransferase, whose amino-acid sequence MPLEYRSDIVLTEESSPDEPTIRAFKEGVDDFNFAAAGPDGYAAFWIIGRDVSGAVRAGAHGSTSWEWLFLDWLWVHESLRHHGIGSDLMERAEKIAREQKCRGVFLNTYSFQAPRFYQRLGYEEFGRLADMPPGHTRIWFAKRL is encoded by the coding sequence ATGCCGCTGGAATATCGAAGCGATATCGTCCTCACCGAAGAGTCGTCGCCGGACGAGCCAACGATCCGTGCATTTAAGGAAGGTGTCGACGACTTCAACTTCGCGGCGGCCGGCCCAGACGGGTATGCCGCATTTTGGATCATCGGCCGTGACGTCTCCGGTGCGGTACGAGCCGGTGCCCATGGAAGCACTTCCTGGGAATGGCTCTTTCTCGATTGGCTCTGGGTTCACGAATCGCTTCGCCATCACGGGATCGGTTCCGACTTGATGGAACGCGCTGAGAAAATTGCGCGAGAACAGAAATGCCGCGGCGTGTTCTTAAATACGTACTCTTTCCAAGCGCCGCGGTTTTATCAGCGCCTCGGTTACGAAGAGTTCGGTCGGCTCGCCGATATGCCGCCCGGCCACACGCGCATATGGTTCGCGAAGCGGCTGTAG
- a CDS encoding amidase: MDEILLMDATALVGAYRNKTLSPRDAVDAMLKAIDRFNPIVNAFCIVDHEGARAAAAESETRWMRSEPRGIVDGVPFTIKDALLWRGFPVRGGSKGTPTDPATENAPAVDEMLGAGAIPLGKTTLPEAGWKALGDSPLYGITRNPWDTRMTTGGSSAGAAAAAALNMGALHIGMDSAGSIRIPSSFCGVFGLKPTHGRVSGYPPLPFALISDVGPMTRTVRDAALMLTAMAGPDRRDIWALQNDPPDYRSTLDDGVRGLRIAWSPRLNFVQQLDGEVERICAAGARAFEECGAYVEEANPPWNDPYDIIRMIWTTGSMSELRDIPQERWNECDPGFVACAKAGADVKAIDFMAQVNARAPLYQQMSEFHDKYDVLLTPAVATTPFEVGHNTPPDGRFGDDWMRWAPYSYPFDLTLQPAASVPCGMTESGLPVGLQIVAPLLQDDLVLRVARAFESVRPWETLREPRERQGALNDGGEV; the protein is encoded by the coding sequence ATGGACGAAATTCTTTTGATGGATGCGACGGCGCTCGTCGGCGCGTACCGCAACAAGACGCTCTCCCCGCGTGATGCCGTCGATGCGATGCTCAAAGCGATCGATCGCTTCAATCCGATCGTGAACGCATTTTGCATCGTCGACCACGAGGGCGCCCGCGCCGCGGCCGCAGAGAGCGAGACTCGCTGGATGCGCTCCGAGCCGCGCGGAATCGTCGACGGCGTCCCGTTCACCATCAAGGACGCCCTCTTATGGCGCGGCTTTCCCGTGCGCGGCGGCTCCAAAGGGACGCCGACCGATCCGGCAACGGAGAACGCGCCTGCCGTCGATGAAATGCTCGGTGCGGGAGCGATTCCGCTCGGGAAGACGACGCTTCCCGAGGCGGGATGGAAGGCGCTCGGCGACAGCCCGCTCTACGGTATTACGCGTAACCCCTGGGACACGCGCATGACGACGGGCGGTTCGTCGGCGGGTGCGGCGGCCGCCGCCGCGTTGAATATGGGCGCGCTGCACATCGGCATGGATTCAGCCGGATCCATTCGCATCCCCAGCAGCTTCTGCGGCGTCTTCGGATTGAAGCCTACACACGGGCGCGTTTCGGGCTATCCTCCATTACCCTTTGCACTCATTTCAGACGTCGGCCCCATGACGCGCACCGTACGCGACGCTGCGCTGATGTTGACGGCGATGGCCGGCCCGGACCGTCGCGACATCTGGGCGTTGCAGAACGACCCGCCGGATTACCGCAGCACCCTCGACGACGGCGTTCGCGGCTTGCGCATCGCGTGGAGTCCGCGACTGAACTTCGTGCAGCAACTTGATGGCGAAGTCGAGCGCATCTGCGCCGCCGGTGCACGTGCCTTCGAAGAATGCGGGGCGTACGTCGAAGAAGCGAATCCGCCGTGGAACGATCCCTACGACATCATTCGAATGATTTGGACGACCGGATCGATGAGCGAGCTCCGCGACATCCCGCAGGAGCGCTGGAACGAATGCGATCCGGGTTTCGTGGCCTGCGCGAAAGCCGGCGCAGACGTGAAGGCGATTGATTTTATGGCTCAGGTCAACGCGCGCGCGCCACTTTATCAGCAAATGTCGGAGTTCCACGACAAGTACGACGTGCTACTGACGCCGGCCGTTGCGACGACTCCTTTCGAAGTCGGTCACAACACGCCGCCCGATGGCCGGTTTGGCGACGACTGGATGCGGTGGGCGCCCTATAGCTATCCGTTCGACCTGACGCTCCAGCCCGCCGCGAGCGTTCCCTGCGGCATGACGGAGAGCGGTTTGCCGGTCGGCTTGCAGATTGTTGCACCGCTCTTGCAGGACGATCTCGTGCTTCGCGTTGCGAGGGCGTTCGAATCCGTGCGGCCTTGGGAGACGCTGCGTGAGCCACGGGAGCGACAGGGTGCTCTTAACGATGGCGGCGAGGTGTAG
- a CDS encoding aminotransferase class III-fold pyridoxal phosphate-dependent enzyme, which produces MVREAAVAADRYAASHALYQRARAVIPGGIQLDGGKPLLRGGWSPLYFDRAQGAYVWDADGNRYIDFIMAYGPFVLGYGHQAVDAVAFAQFQRGNLISMNHPLHVQFIEELLQRFPYAEMGAFFKSGSEATTAALRIARRATGRRAVARCGYHGWHDWCHPNADFVPAALDEQVLAYDALLTQSLERLFVEHPNEIAAVILAPEMVHPPNREAVAAVAALAQKNGALFIMDEVKTGLRAPGGSMQNFYGIRPDLTTLSKALGNGWPIAALVGTRDTMRHGEGLSLSATYHGETSAMAAAIETMRIVERENAAAYLEGLGQRFITGLNAAAARNHVQAHAYGEPIAAMPFLKFADGSGDVKEHFYANVLAHGILLHPNHLWYVSTAHTERDIDDALTIVDEAMARLAQ; this is translated from the coding sequence ATGGTTCGCGAAGCGGCTGTAGCGGCGGATCGCTACGCCGCCTCGCACGCGTTATATCAACGCGCGCGCGCAGTCATCCCCGGAGGCATCCAACTCGACGGGGGAAAGCCCCTGCTGCGCGGTGGCTGGTCGCCGCTGTATTTCGATCGCGCACAAGGCGCGTACGTTTGGGACGCCGATGGCAACCGCTACATCGACTTCATCATGGCCTACGGTCCGTTCGTGCTGGGCTATGGGCATCAAGCCGTCGACGCTGTTGCATTTGCGCAATTCCAGCGCGGCAACCTTATTTCGATGAATCACCCACTGCATGTCCAGTTCATTGAAGAGCTGCTGCAGCGCTTTCCATACGCCGAGATGGGCGCATTCTTCAAGTCCGGCTCGGAAGCAACAACGGCCGCGTTACGCATCGCCCGGCGTGCTACCGGGAGGCGCGCCGTTGCGCGATGCGGTTACCACGGCTGGCACGATTGGTGCCATCCGAACGCGGATTTCGTTCCTGCCGCACTCGACGAGCAAGTTCTGGCCTACGACGCACTGCTGACGCAATCGCTCGAGCGGCTCTTCGTCGAGCATCCCAACGAGATTGCGGCGGTCATCCTGGCGCCCGAGATGGTTCATCCTCCAAACCGTGAGGCGGTTGCCGCCGTTGCGGCACTCGCCCAAAAGAATGGCGCGCTCTTCATTATGGATGAGGTCAAGACCGGATTGCGCGCGCCGGGTGGTTCGATGCAGAACTTCTACGGCATTAGGCCCGATCTGACTACGCTGAGCAAAGCCCTTGGGAACGGCTGGCCGATCGCCGCGCTCGTCGGTACCCGCGACACGATGCGTCACGGCGAAGGCCTATCGCTCTCGGCGACCTACCACGGCGAGACGTCTGCAATGGCCGCAGCGATTGAAACGATGCGCATCGTGGAGCGAGAGAACGCGGCGGCGTATCTAGAAGGCCTAGGTCAGCGTTTCATCACCGGATTGAATGCGGCGGCGGCGCGTAACCACGTTCAAGCGCATGCCTACGGCGAGCCCATTGCGGCAATGCCGTTCCTCAAATTTGCCGACGGCTCAGGCGATGTCAAAGAGCATTTTTACGCCAATGTGCTTGCGCATGGCATCCTTCTGCATCCCAACCATCTCTGGTACGTCAGCACGGCCCATACGGAGCGCGATATCGACGATGCCCTGACAATCGTCGACGAGGCGATGGCGCGTTTAGCTCAGTGA